One Mobula hypostoma chromosome 5, sMobHyp1.1, whole genome shotgun sequence DNA segment encodes these proteins:
- the LOC134346931 gene encoding ephrin type-B receptor 3-like isoform X2, translated as MDTQMETEELNWLALPSSGWEEAVAVDKNFQTTRTYRVCNVELPNQDNWLRSSFMRRGEARLVYVDLRFSVRDCTSFQGAAGFCRETFTLYYRQSDSEETVPAAGAQQLRAAYAKVQEVGAEHVFSLGSGGQVNRVTVRVWPLSKAGFRLAFRDQGACVNLLSVRVYFKRCPATVANLAHFPEVATGDGPSSLVVAAGFCVPNAEDDSVPLKMFCGSEGDWVGGAGACRCRRGYRSNEELTACTEIEDYVTLTPTQSSQNDPRPSCIQSEEQIALLRANGRLLEEQARTLGQLVRAVGALNATLSAILQRLPGLLEGTAEGESSSDADPGRGGRSSQLTP; from the exons TGGGAAGAGGCTGTGGCCGTGGACAAAAATTTCCAGACCACACGGACGTACCGGGTGTGCAACGTGGAGCTTCCGAACCAGGACAACTGGCTGCGCAGTAGCTTTATGCGGCGGGGAGAGGCTCGACTGGTCTACGTGGACCTGAGGTTCTCCGTCCGGGACTGCACGTCCTTCCAGGGGGCCGCTGGCTTCTGTCGGGAGACCTTCACCCTCTACTACCGCCAGTCGGACTCTGAGGAGACAGTCCCGGCCGCCGGCGCCCAACAGCTGAGAGCGGCGTACGCCAAGGTGCAGGAGGTGGGAGCCGAGCACGTCTTCAGCCTAGGGAGCGGCGGCCAGGTGAACAGGGTCACTGTGAGGGTGTGGCCGCTCTCCAAGGCCGGCTTCAGGCTGGCTTTCCGGGACCAGGGGGCGTGCGTCAACTTGCTCTCCGTCCGGGTCTACTTCAAGAGGTGCCCGGCCACCGTCGCCAATCTGGCCCACTTCCCCGAGGTGGCAACGGGCGATGGGCCGTCCTCGCTGGTGGTGGCGGCCGGCTTCTGCGTGCCCAACGCCGAGGACGACTCCGTCCCACTCAAGATGTTCTGTGGCAGCGAGGGCGACTGGGTGGGAGGCGCCGGCGCCTGCCGCTGTCGCCGCGGTTACCGGAGCAACGAGGAGCTCACTGCATGTACAG aAATTGAAGACTATGTGACGCTCACCCCCACCCAATCATCCCAGAATGACCCGCGCCCCTCCTGCATCCAATCGGAAGAGCAGATTGCCCTCTTGCGAGCCAATGGGCGCCTGCTGGAGGAACAGGCTCGGACCCTGGGACAACTGGTACGGGCGGTGGGGGCCCTCAACGCCACCCTCAGTGCCATCTTGCAGAGGCTTCCCGGACTACTGGAAGGAACGGCCGAGGGTGAATCCTCGTCGGATGCTGATCCCGGGCGGGGAGGACGGAGCTCCCAACTAACGCCATAG